Within the Salvelinus sp. IW2-2015 unplaced genomic scaffold, ASM291031v2 Un_scaffold2980, whole genome shotgun sequence genome, the region GTCATTGGCTGCTTTACCATGTTGCTGAACCTGATCGAGGACAACGCTGTCATCATTGGAGCTGTTGGACTGGGCATCGCTGCTCTTGAGGTACAGTACACCTGTTACAATAcacctgcatcccaaatagcatcatattccctacatagtgcacaacgtttgaccagagccctatgggccctcttCAGGAGTAGTGCATTATAAAGGTAATAGGGCGCAAtttgggccctagtcaaaagtagtgcactgtaaagggattaggatgccatttgggtcctggtcaaaagtagtgcactataaagggattagggtgccatttggaacgtaacCATTATATTGCGTTAACACTTGTGACCTGTCATCGTTTCAGATTGCTGCCATGGTGGTGTCAATGGTTCTCTACCAACAGATTGGTAACAAGTAGCACTGAGGACCCCGACATCCAGGACCATCCATGACCACGCCTgttaaatcatcatcatcatcatgacatcTTCAGTCGACATGTTTAATTTCAAACACCAAAGATTATTAAAATATttcaattataaaataaaaatgagagAGGAAGGAGCGTTGTTCAAAACCCTGTTGTGAATCGATCACCTCCATGGTATATCAACAATATCTGTGCACATATACTGTATAGGGCCTACTGTATGCATTCAGTACTTATTTATGTGTACATTAGATTCCTTTGTCTCTATCCTTATTTGTTTCTTGCTCAAGTTGAAGACTTTACATGAATGCATGATGTTTTGTGTTGAGAAGGTGATTGCTTTACACTTGCTCTAACTGGCAAgacttttttttgttattatttcaACTGTCTTGAATGGATATACAGTGTCTCTTTTTGTACATATAAATATTGAAGTTTAGAAATGACCACATTCAATCTGACTTGTTTATTTCTTGTTCTATTCTTTGAGGAAATTATAAACTTGTTCTTATTTGCAATAGTTTCTCAATCATATTCACCTAAAGTTGGCATCTACTAGGCTACTTTTTAGATCAGACTTGCAGATTCAGTGCCTCTTTTTAAATCCCTGCTGAAGACAAGACTTTTATGAAGATGCTTTTAATGTATGATTTTAATTAGCAATTTTTTTcattctccttcctcctgtctttgttagtatttttattttatcataTGAAGCACTTTTACCTGTATTGACAGCAAactccactgtgttcttgtggaccttcaaggctgcatacatttttcggtatccttccccagatctgtgccttggcacaatcctgtcttggagctctacggacaattatttcgacctcaaggctttgtttttgctctgacatgcactgtcaactgtgggaccttatatacacaagtgtgtgcctttccaaatcatgtacaaacaattgaatttaccacaggtggactccaatcaagttgtagaagcatctcgaggatgatcaatggaaacaacacgctgaatacttatgtaaataaggtattcgttttttattgttaatacacttgcaaacatttctaaaaacctgtttttgctttgtcattatggggtattgtgtgtagattgctgaggggataaaaaatatatattttagaataaggctaacgtcacaaaatgtggaaaaagtcaaggggtctgaatactttccgatgcgCTGTAGTGTCatagatttacatacagaataatatgaaatgctctgagaccaggttgctatTGAAAAGCACAATAGAAATAAAGTTAACTACATTGTATCCTCGAGCTACATCTATTGTTACAAAATGTTAATTGTGACACCTCTGATTATGACCTTATGACCCAGAATTGCGTTGCCATGGAAACGGGTGCGCATTGCTATGCAGGTTCGTGTTCGTGCCCCTGTCAAAAGAAGATACCAATAGCAAGTTAGCTTGTCAGCTGGGCTAGCTAAATACCACTTGTAGCCTACAAAAAGGTAATTAAGAATGCAAGTGCAACTGATTAATTTGTCAATTATTGAACAGCTAATAAGGAATTTCTTAACTTTTAGCTTTTGCCTTTGGCcaattttattatttttctgGTCATTATTAAAGCAAGGGTGAtacagtagctaactagctaacgttatttaaCTAGCTacaaatgcaaatttttcaaaatgAATATGAAATATCCAAACCTATAGTAGCTAGTTAACTTCTAGCTAACTTTGGATAACATTATTTTTGCATGTAATGAGTGCTTGTCATGTCAATGATGGATAACAATTCAACAACAACGTTGAGTATTGAAAATGTCCAGATTAATGGTCTATGTGAAAAATGTTAACCTGTATGTATGGTTTCCGTAGATTGAACCAACCGGTTCATGACATTACAGCGCAGTCAGTCATGTCCAGACTACATCACCTGTATGGCCTGTTGAGGTACCTAATGATGTTACTCAGTGGCATCATATTTGTAAGTGCAccttttttttgtgtgctttttgGGGGGTTTATCTGTAGATTATACCAGAAGAGGCTATTAGGCTGGACCTCAATCAAACCCGCACTGCAGAACGATTACATTCACTACAACATGTAGGTTGGAGTGAAAGTTCGATAGAATCGTCAGACCACAGGGAATCCGAGAATCTCCATGGTGCcactttttaggatgtcaatataaattaatgtatttatggttgtttgtaattttgtcttcCCTTTGAATCattgtgtgttattgtttttaccattgaggaccactttggaaacaagcgttttaattaatactttcaagtgatatcctctgggtccacattgcaCGTTTTGATGTCTGTTACCCTAAAACAATTAAATTCAAATAGCTTTTTAGTCCAAGACTTAATCTGTTCTAGGAAACTGGCCCTATGTGTTACAGATGGTATGCTCAGGATAGTCCAACGTTTTAAATTCCATATAGTTTAGTTGAGGCCCTGCATTCATTTCAGAATCTAGTTTGAACAACTCTTAGCCCGCATCTACAGTAAATGTTGGGGAAAACACGATAATGATGCATCAATATGATCAATCTCATGTTAATTCACCCAATCAGTATGTCCAATGTCAATACACTCTATCAATACCCTCAATCTGATGGATGCGCATCTCATTCTCTAACCCAATATGGTCGCCGGACCAGTTCCCCCACGGGACACCATCTTCAATCAGAAGGTCCTACAATCTAGTCATTCTAACTCTATGGTCCATCTCTTCCCCCCTCCAGGTGAAtccattctagtcattctaaCTCTATGGTCCATCTCTTCCCCCCTCCAGGTGAAtccattctagtcattctaaCTCTATGGTCCATCTCTTCTCCCATCCAGGTGAAtccattctagtcattctaaCTCTATGGTCCATCTCTTCTCCCATCCAGGTGAAtccattctagtcattctaaCTCTATAGTCCATCTCTTCTCCCATCCAGGTGAGTGGCCTTGTGCTGTTTGGCCTAGGCGTGTGGATCAGGTACGGGGCGGCCACCTTTGTCCAGGTGATGGGTTCTTTCTCGGCACAGCTGGTGACCATcagctatgtgtgtatgtgcctggGGGCCATCCTGTCTCTGCTGGGGTTCATTGGCTGCTACGGGGCCTGGAGCGAGAACCGCTGCCTCATCATGCTGGTAAGAGACTGTGAATCCCaaaccacccccccacccctaccAATTCGCTCTGAGGGCCCTCTGTTGACGCGTGTTGTTGTCGTCGAAACTCTGAGGGTGACTTCCAGAGGGTGGCAAGGGGGTCAATAAACTCTTAACTTCTGGACACACTCGTGACTTGAATGAGGAAATTTATGTtccacttttaaataataaaacaaacatgaaattcaaatgaacAAATTCCCCCTGTCGTTTTACAAGATATAAACCTCATCAACAGTataacatgggggggggggggggctaccatTTGGGGCTCAGTCTAGAAGAAAGGTGGGTCTCTTTTGTGGAGTGTAGTCTTCATAAAGTCTTGGTAATGGTTGAGAGTCTGTTAGAAGGAGCCATTTTGGCCTACTTAtttggttgttgtgttgtgtagtctaTACCCTtgtttctcaaacctctcctcggggacccacagatgtttcacaattttgttgtagccctgaactagcaCACCTGGGCCACGTTCAGTTGCCAAATGTTGTCGAACGTTGCAGATAGTAATGCCATGAATATAGCCGACATGATTCCTTGTTCCACATGTtggagaggcatgtttgttctacataacatatttctatctgaacgttccaagaTGTGTCCTTCTGAATGGATTTAAGTAGTCAAGGGCTTGATTATTAGTTGAATCAGATGTGCTAGGCAAGTTCCACGGAGAGATTTGATGGTTGTTCTATAGTCTTTGTGTATTCCACTTAAAGAGATTGAAAGGGATCTTAAGCatttacaaattcgtaacatatcgtacGAATTGGAGTTGCTAACATAGCGTAAGAATTGcatgatttttaaaaatctatattttttttaggacatagcatatcatacgaaatggatgatgttgtacacaattgtgcacaCTTTTCAGGGGCCCGTTTtggctactttcaaaactactgggcgaaattatacaaaacatctgtagcgtcaCTTTAATTTGTACACTATGTTGGGTCATAGGTCACAGGAGACCAGGAAGTGGGGATGCACAGGTATAGAGAGTGTACAGTTCTTACCCTGCTCACCTTTGAAACTATGTTGTGGTTGATTCTAACCCTCTCCTTGATCTGACAGTATTTCTTCATCGTGTCAATGATGTTTACAGCTGAGGTTACTGGGGTTATTTTCATCTTGGTGTACAAAGATCTGGTAAGCACAGACGATCCACTCTCACGCCCTCACTGGCTCAACTGTAACTATGATAATGTACAAAACACAGATTATCCACTCACCCTCACTGTTTAAACTGTAAAGAAGATGCCATACAAAGCACATATGATCCACTCACACCCTCACTGTCTAAACTGCWAAATAAATACTGTATAAAGCGCAGACAATCCACATTGACCCTATCCTCACTGTCTAAACTGCAACAAAGATACTGTATAAAGCACAGATGATCTACTCACTCTCACTGTCTAAACTGCAACAAAGAAACTGTACAAAGCACAGATGATTCACGCACAGCCTTACTGTCTGAACTGCTACAAAGATGCTGTAAAGTTTTCTTGGCGTGATTAACAGTCAAGCACTGGGGTAAATGATTGGGTGACTTCCTGTNNNNNNNNNNNNNNNNNNNNNNNNNNNNNNNNNNNNNNNNNNNNNNNNNNNNNNNNNNNNNNNNNNNNNNNNNNNNNNNNNNNNNNNNNNNNNNNNNNNNNNNNNNNNNNNNNNNNNNNNNNNNNNNNNNNNNNNNNNNNNNNNNNNNNNNNNNNNNNNNNNNNNNNNNNNNNNNNNNNNNNNNNNNNNNNNNNNNNNNNNNNNNNNNNNNNNNNNNNNNNNNNNNNNNNNNNNNNNNNNNNNNNNNNNNNNNNNNNNNNNNNNNNNNNNNNNNNNNNNNNNNNNNNNNNNNNNNNNNNNNNNNNNNNNNNNNNNNNNNNNNNNNNNNNNNNNNNNNNNNNNNNNNNNNNNNNNNNNNNNNNNNNNNNNNNNNNNNNNNNNNNNNNNNNNNNNNNNNNNNNNNNNNNNNNNNNNNNNNNNNNNNNNNNNNNNNNNNNNNNNNNNNNNNNNNNNNNNNNNNNNNNNNNNNNNNNNNNNNNNNNNNNNNNNNNNNNNNNNNNNNNNNNNNNNNNNNNNNNNNNNNNNNNNNNNNNNNNNNNNNNNNNNNNNNNNNNNNNNNNNNNNNNNNNNNNNNNNNNNNNNNNNNNNNNNNNNNNNNNNNNNNNNNNNNNNNNNNNNNNNNNNNNNNNNNNNNNNNNNNNNNNNNNNNNNNNNNNNNNNNNNNNNNNNNNNNNNNNNNNNNNNNNNNNNNNNNNNNNNNNNNNNNNNNNNNNNNNNNNNNNNNNNNNNNNNNNNNNNNNNNNNNNNNNNNNNNNNNNNNNNNNNNNNNNNNNNNNNNNNNNNNNNNNNNNNNNNNNNNNNNNNNNNNNNNNNNNNNNNNNNNNNNNNNNNNNNNNNNNNNNNNNNNNNNNNNNNNNNNNNNNNNNNNNNNNNNNNNNNNNNNNNNNNNNNNNNNNNNNNNNNNNNNNNNNNNNNNNNNNNNNNNNNNNNNNNNNNNNNNNNNNNNNNNNNNNNNNNNNNNNNNNNNNNNNNNNNNNNNNNNNNNNNNNNNNNNNNNNNNNNNNNNNNNNNNNNNNNNNNNNNNNNNNNNNNNNNNNNNNNNNNNNNNNNNNNNNNNNNNNNNNNNNNNNNNNNNNNNNNNNNNNNNNNNNNNNNNNNNNNNNNNNNNNNNNNNNNNNNNNNNNNNNNNNNNNNNNNNNNNNNNNNNNNNNNNNNNNNNNNNNNNNNNNNNNNNNNNNNNNNNNNNNNNNNNNNNNNNNNNNNNNNNNNNNNNNNNNNNNNNNNNNNNNNNNNNNNNNNNNNNNNNNNNNNNNNNNNNNNNNNNNNNNNNNNNNNNNNNNNNNN harbors:
- the LOC112075099 gene encoding tetraspanin-1 isoform X1; this translates as MLTCMYGFRRLNQPVHDITAQSVMSRLHHLYGLLRYLMMLLSGIIFFPHGTPSSIRRSYNLVILTLWSISSPLQVSGLVLFGLGVWIRYGAATFVQVMGSFSAQLVTISYVCMCLGAILSLLGFIGCYGAWSENRCLIMLYFFIVSMMFTAEVTGVIFILVYKDLVSTDDPLSRPHWLNCNYDNVQNTDYPLTLTV
- the LOC112075099 gene encoding tetraspanin-1 isoform X4, with protein sequence MLTCMYGFRRLNQPVHDITAQSVMSRLHHLYGLLRYLMMLLSGIIFFPHGTPSSIRRSYNLVILTLWSISSPLQVSGLVLFGLGVWIRYGAATFVQVMGSFSAQLVTISYVCMCLGAILSLLGFIGCYGAWSENRCLIMLLRLLGLFSSWCTKIW
- the LOC112075099 gene encoding tetraspanin-1 isoform X3, translated to MLTCMYGFRRLNQPVHDITAQSVMSRLHHLYGLLRYLMMLLSGIIFVSGLVLFGLGVWIRYGAATFVQVMGSFSAQLVTISYVCMCLGAILSLLGFIGCYGAWSENRCLIMLYFFIVSMMFTAEVTGVIFILVYKDLVSTDDPLSRPHWLNCNYDNVQNTDYPLTLTV
- the LOC112075099 gene encoding tetraspanin-1 isoform X2, which encodes MSRLHHLYGLLRYLMMLLSGIIFFPHGTPSSIRRSYNLVILTLWSISSPLQVSGLVLFGLGVWIRYGAATFVQVMGSFSAQLVTISYVCMCLGAILSLLGFIGCYGAWSENRCLIMLYFFIVSMMFTAEVTGVIFILVYKDLVSTDDPLSRPHWLNCNYDNVQNTDYPLTLTV